A section of the Styela clava chromosome 9, kaStyClav1.hap1.2, whole genome shotgun sequence genome encodes:
- the LOC120339147 gene encoding uncharacterized protein LOC120339147: MDTDFDESMDAFKESPGFTNKKIIPHKKIVSAKRSTKTGKQSMKRAGNKSMQKKLPSVAPVCSDIDNVFENETLSQTGDAVNELSEVRLRPCPTCGKMVDLDNLKRHTRACLKANFAACKAAIGSNEILRTRPKTPQKLDMPGGSNSNKEDHVFYEEQYLCPTCSSDLTLLSKDQRNVHLNRCFDHHSTLSNIAKTSPKSKPVKKSKLETDKDLGLRCLICAKEVKSHAGLKRHYKACQKKNKFSTMTALTLNRPGSANEVDVELLAEIRRVEDRAQDETLQPKVEKVIKKKAAKRGRPKKNIESYNNEMLRLAIAVSNNENLDQKRLKKIRNLPLPAMTSSSPNTKRRELRDRLNAIANPTLSGSDDDDDDDEIPSTPALPTTALRLPSVRANVRVISNSGRYLNSAPSGGLDSDQPGPSHMAIQNEPLIPQQVVNVIPANLVMEPQILQSGVNYPNLINVIQPDPIAVLPPSPVMEPQSPRQRNQLSPGELQSPEVSSSNIKNNSSSDMNESLSANAVEATSQEREVQCDQVTDHRPTQSPSTSKWTMTRRNLDSSFRVRGLLSQFEPRNVQQGRQQRLPSEEIVAEEIPANEESVSVNTTNVEENIDSTLMAIEALNSDRAIQDAVASNTQSQSSQQGLSLQRHDSQSANSSQAGPLSFVRLLDHPQFSDAKILVGGEKEAIYLHQNILYCSCPNLLKEIEDENAKGKDLWLQDFSKSDIMPLLRFLYTGKIDCLISDGIYSKSELLIERFNIMLSENDQQIFDSQSTEEIFATPLPVSPKMPEPETDTEMQSDNVATDPLLDNLIEESVLSEPEPSFEEEILPQNLTQKDPDFPESPSPPQSFTLVQNHAEQQSDVVREQSLTSDCDMFDFETPAASTGNVDFDESLVEPPTELADKLIVFNDQPGSCEHTMMDKISDGSKNTDTEKVDDSEVEQDMITSEKNDLMETSSQDSFASSDICSSQDDESSDLPDFIMKKKLRKRKRLIDSPVQRKSKRRSLGKNHNFWRGCPCCKGDSDSPTKIKMNNRNRHRYVPSPFADRKSIQKCSVYNKKQLTPLKQKNVLDRMRSTPKLSPRSQKSLPQKSNNPELHSTASPIKWNIKTTPKMLPSIKKVHPRKRQSSMAYSGSKVLHLNKVTLKKTRLVSSRKSSARGRSLTPKKSQITFSPKSQVLPTFGRRKSSLSRRKQADSAPNLTPTKQRAKIVNCRTEDDIKVQKDNLNIEPSSDSPKSLDNESKPLLVDSAKKPVSTVSAKSQNGAVIAKRKSITKRVRRNSSSKLSKETVYVSERLPRFKQRDHIKSRPGVANMMKNVNKVSKQNKKSDLVVPKLEMTSNEISEPQPDVMDGISMSQPVESETYFDNTEDRDVFYQKEDSETKLKKYKFKRVNLLGYASASPNINSSPISAQTKTVNDDSSSESDISGYASDGQLFTNICFDDSFEVDCMKESKLDVDPIPNLLNVDNEEYDAGAIVATYHTGLHTPAHASISNVVSSSKYFGPVPITPMPNYHDMETPEVIKHATKFGLKKNLGKVKLRSKLQEAYLYKHLIASDNEESEIEDADDYECFENEDDLCIDTAEADQKLKLELSRLSMTVSNSQKNSDSIYTFEKLSPEEVLALSSKIVDEMFQDGSLLSALKENKRETGSIKRGSRQDQMRCWNIVTPGSSSYNPKLNAILALSEEYQSAITNPLVSCVVKNYIAYKKYQFDCVPIVCDRMQREINLRDKL; this comes from the coding sequence ATGGATACAGACTTTGATGAGTCTATGGATGCTTTCAAGGAGTCTCCTggatttacaaacaaaaaaataattccaCACAAGAAGATAGTTTCTGCGAAAAGATCAACAAAAACTGGTAAACAATCAATGAAACGGGCAGGAAATAAAAGTATGCAGAAAAAATTGCCAAGCGTGGCACCGGTGTGTTCTGATATTGATAATGTATTTGAGAATGAAACTTTATCACAAACTGGCGATGCTGTGAATGAACTTTCTGAAGTTCGATTAAGGCCTTGTCCCACTTGTGGTAAAATGGTTGATCTGGATAACTTGAAACGTCACACAAGAGCATGTCTGAAAGCAAACTTTGCTGCTTGTAAAGCTGCGATTGGTAGTAATGAGATTTTGAGAACCAGGCCTAAAACCCCACAGAAGCTTGATATGCCAGGCGGTAGTAATTCCAACAAAGAAGACCATGTTTTTTATGAGGAACAATACTTATGTCCAACATGTAGTTCAGACTTGACTTTGCTCTCAAAAGACCAAAGAAATGTTCACTTAAATCGTTGTTTTGACCATCATTCAACTTTGAGTAACATAGCGAAGACATCACCAAAATCAAAACctgtaaaaaaatcaaaattggaaACTGATAAAGATCTTGGATTGAGGTGTCTAATTTGTGCAAAAGAAGTAAAATCTCATGCAGGTTTGAAACGCCATTACAAGGCTTGTCAGAAAAAGAATAAGTTTTCCACTATGACTGCTTTGACACTCAATCGTCCTGGTAGTGCGAATGAAGTTGACGTAGAATTGCTTGCTGAGATAAGACGGGTCGAGGATCGAGCACAGGACGAAACTTTGCAACCTAAAGTTGAAAAGGTAATAAAAAAGAAAGCAGCCAAGAGAGGACGACCGAAGAAGAATATTGAGTCTTACAATAATGAGATGTTGAGATTAGCTATTGCTGTTTCGAATAACGAGAATTTGGATCAAAAACGattgaaaaaaatcagaaatcTACCACTTCCCGCTATGACGTCTTCAAGCCCAAATACTAAAAGAAGAGAATTGCGAGATCGATTGAACGCAATTGCAAATCCCACTTTATCGGGGAGTGATGATGATGACGATGATGATGAAATTCCAAGCACACCCGCTTTACCAACCACTGCTTTGAGACTACCCTCAGTGCGAGCTAACGTTAGAGTAATATCAAACTCAGGAAGATATTTAAATTCTGCCCCATCTGGAGGTTTAGACAGTGATCAGCCCGGGCCATCACATATGGCGATTCAAAATGAACCACTGATTCCTCAACAAGTGGTTAACGTTATACCTGCAAATCTTGTTATGGAACCTCAAATACTACAATCTGGTGTGAATTATCCTAATCTTATCAATGTTATCCAACCTGATCCTATCGCAGTTTTGCCTCCGTCACCTGTAATGGAACCGCAGTCTCCACGGCAGCGAAATCAGCTTTCTCCTGGTGAACTTCAGTCCCCGGAAGTAAGTTCtagtaatattaaaaacaattcaTCCTCTGATATGAATGAAAGCTTAAGCGCGAACGCAGTAGAAGCAACTAGTCAAGAAAGAGAAGTTCAATGTGACCAGGTCACTGATCATAGGCCTACACAAAGTCCGTCGACTAGTAAATGGACAATGACCAGAAGAAATTTAGATTCGTCTTTTAGAGTTCGGGGATTACTATCACAATTTGAACCAAGGAATGTTCAGCAAGGGAGACAACAGCGATTACCTAGTGAAGAAATTGTCGCTGAAGAGATACCTGCCAACGAGGAGTCTGTCTCTGTTAATACAACTAACGTCGAGGAAAATATTGATTCAACACTAATGGCCATAGAAGCTTTAAATAGTGATCGAGCAATCCAAGATGCTGTTGCATCAAACACACAATCACAGTCATCGCAACAAGGTTTATCACTGCAAAGGCACGATTCTCAATCTGCGAATTCATCGCAAGCCGGTCCGTTATCGTTTGTAAGACTTCTTGACCATCCTCAATTCAGCGATGCAAAAATTTTAGTAGGTGGAGAAAAAGAAGCCATTTATCTTCACCAGAATATACTGTATTGTTCGTGTCCGAATTTATTGAAAGAAATAGAGGACGAAAATGCTAAAGGAAAAGATCTTTGGCTTCAAGACTTTTCTAAATCAGACATCATGCCGCTCCTGCGTTTCTTATATACTGGGAAGATAGATTGTCTGATATCAGATGGAATATACAGTAAAAGCGAATTACTTATAGAAAGATTTAACATTATGCTTTCTGAAAATGATCAACAAATATTTGACTCACAATCTACAGAAGAAATATTTGCGACACCTTTGCCAGTGTCTCCTAAGATGCCAGAACCAGAAACTGATACTGAGATGCAAAGTGATAATGTCGCTACTGATCCACTGTTAGATAATTTAATCGAAGAATCGGTGCTATCAGAACCAGAACCATCATTTGAAGAAGAAATTCTGCCTCAGAATTTGACTCAGAAAGATCCTGATTTTCCTGAATCGCCCTCCCCACCACAGTCTTTCACTTTGGTGCAAAATCATGCTGAACAACAGTCTGATGTAGTAAGGGAACAGTCCTTGACATCTGATTGTGATATGTTTGATTTTGAAACTCCTGCTGCTTCTACTGGCAATGTAGATTTTGATGAAAGCCTTGTTGAACCCCCAACTGAGCTTGCTGATAAATTAATAGTTTTCAATGATCAACCAGGTTCATGTGAGCATACCATGATGGATAAAATTAGCGATGGTTCAAAGAATACTGACACAGAAAAGGTTGATGATTCTGAAGTTGAACAAGACATGATTACTTCAGAAAAGAATGATCTGATGGAGACTTCATCGCAAGATTCATTCGCTTCTAGTGATATTTGTTCCTCACAAGACGATGAATCGTCGGACTTACCtgattttataatgaaaaaGAAGCTTAGAAAACGTAAGCGGCTAATAGATAGCCCTGTGCAGAGGAAAAGTAAAAGAAGATCTCTTggcaaaaatcataatttttggAGAGGTTGTCCTTGCTGTAAAGGTGATTCTGATTCacccacaaaaataaaaatgaataacagAAATCGACACAGATATGTTCCCAGTCCTTTCGCTGATAGAAAATCTATTCAGAAATGCTCAGTTTATAACAAGAAACAATTAACAcctctgaaacaaaaaaatgtgttGGATAGAATGAGAAGCACACCAAAATTGTCGCCACGGTCTCAAAAATCGCTTCCTCAAAAGTCTAACAATCCGGAGTTGCACTCTACAGCAAGTCCTATCAAGTGGAATATAAAAACAACACCAAAAATGTTACCTTCAATCAAGAAAGTACATCCAAGAAAGCGACAGTCATCCATGGCCTATTCTGGGAGTAAAGTTTTGCATTTGAACAAAGTGACACTAAAGAAAACAAGGCTAGTTTCTTCAAGAAAGAGTTCAGCTAGAGGTCGGTCTTTAACTCCGAAAAAATCGCAGATTACATTTTCACCAAAATCACAAGTTTTGCCCACTTTTGGAAGGCGTAAATCCAGTCTCTCAAGGCGCAAACAAGCAGATAGCGCTCCAAACTTGACCCCTACAAAACAAAGGgctaaaattgtgaattgcaggACGGAAGATGACATAAAAGTGCAGAAGGATAATTTGAACATTGAGCCATCTTCAGATTCTCCAAAATCACTTGACAATGAATCAAAGCCATTATTAGTTGACTCCGCCAAGAAGCCGGTTTCTACTGTTTCTGCCAAAAGTCAAAATGGTGCTGTTATAGCTAAAAGGAAATCGATAACAAAAAGAGTTCGACGAAATTCATCATCAAAACTGTCCAAAGAAACTGTTTATGTGAGTGAAAGACTCCCAAGATTCAAGCAAAGAGATCATATCAAAAGTCGACCAGGGGTTGCAAATATGATGAAAAATGTCAACAAAGTCAGCAAACAGAATAAAAAATCTGATCTAGTGGTTCCTAAATTAGAGATGACATCTAATGAAATATCTGAACCCCAGCCAGATGTTATGGATGGTATATCAATGAGCCAGCCTGTGGAATCAGAAACATACTTTGATAATACGGAAGACAGAGATGTTTTTTATCAGAAAGAAGATTCAGAAACAAAGCTGAAGAAATATAAGTTCAAACGAGTCAATTTACTCGGGTATGCATCCGCGAGTCCGAACATTAATTCTTCACCAATCAGCGCTCAAACAAAGACAGTGAATGATGACTCTTCAAGTGAAAGTGATATATCGGGTTATGCTTCTGATGGACAATTATTTACAAATATCTGTTTTGATGATTCATTTGAAGTTGACTGCATGAAAGAATCGAAACTAGATGTGGATCCTATCCCTAATTTGCTAAATGTGGACAATGAAGAATACGACGCTGGAGCTATTGTTGCTACCTATCACACAGGGTTACATACTCCCGCACATGCTTCGATTTCTAATGTAGTTAGCAGTAGTAAATATTTTGGTCCTGTTCCAATCACTCCGATGCCAAATTATCACGACATGGAAACTCCGGAAGTTATCAAACATGCGACGAAATTTGGTTTGAAAAAGAACTTAGGTAAAGTGAAACTACGTTCTAAATTACAAGAAGCATATTTGTACAAACACCTTATTGCTTCTGACAATGAAGAATCCGAGATTGAAGACGCAGATGACTATGAATGCTTTGAAAACGAAGATGATTTATGTATTGATACAGCTGAAGCTGACCAGAAATTGAAACTAGAATTATCTAGACTTTCAATGACAGTttcaaattcacaaaaaaattcGGACAGTATTTATACTTTCGAAAAACTCTCTCCCGAGGAAGTGTTGGCTCTCTCATCTAAAATCGTTGATGAAATGTTCCAGGATGGAAGTCTTCTCAGCGCTCTCAaagaaaataaaagagaaaCTGGTTCGATTAAACGTGGATCACGTCAAGATCAAATGCGATGTTGGAATATCGTAACCCCGGGAAGTTCCAGTTATAATCCGAAATTGAACGCCATTCTAGCACTATCAGAAGAATATCAATCCGCTATTACAAATCCCCTTGTATCCTGCGTCGTTAAGAACTATATCGCGtataaaaaataccaatttgatTGTGTTCCAATCGTTTGTGATCGGATGCAAAGAGAAATAAACTTACGTGATAAATTATAg